Proteins from a genomic interval of Ictalurus furcatus strain D&B chromosome 2, Billie_1.0, whole genome shotgun sequence:
- the scaf1 gene encoding splicing factor, arginine/serine-rich 19, with the protein MPRPSPLCTSQRAAETSKSPLPSSPSTSPSSPSSAPSSPSSCSTSPRRMGTGYREDEEGSHAGNNRVGNKAGGDGVSSTSSSLAQSLLSAPPSAPLHRLSSSPRLYDDDQREGLDTEIYDPFQPTEGEGLPGIAAGDEGDKYDPFEPTGSPASEKEMDGEQDGEEESSFNSIRIACDIKDTKEVELETAPEDEGPPPDSTEAVERLLVSQHTATQVNRIKHMRQRAKDRREEDDSEHSEIEEGEIVGVAESRREREIEIRREVLLPSSGSPSFLQGGGLKPERILRVLDGEGFVSVRAEGEWDHQPVPPIGMGDLRRKLTNRRKQRFRSCPSSASISPPPASVLAIPSPSPPASQPQTTEKVRSCRSSKSSKERDRRKLKGQEKEKRKKRKEDKGESERASGENKERDHERRSRREEKEKDRRRSSRSYSQTRKSTQHSTPEPASHSRNTSRHAHSRRSLSSPSEGLHRGRDRDRDRDRDRERDRYRDRRRDNRERERDKDSRMREGRKRDRDEGNRGSSSRERGEAKRRRESSDRRDREKERGRERERDRRRDGRPVVPPSIQDLNGSDLFAIKRTITVTTTPTTTLIPTSPSHAQDRARSPTQGSDKARKRKRKRRRRSDEEEEEEERRSRSRPTSLSPRRYHGYESDRLSDHPEPDMLSLDGEALDSDYPSLEDSPLLPPPPEPPLPSPKLKSTAPKSNRHHQKKSRSRSKKLGQSESSTSSSSHRPKASKSKSLLPSLSSPLSASSGNTASLPLTASSSSAKRVRKTGKEKPSKKESGRSGRSKKLGGSSRKGKLQSKVSVLVREGVSSTTGNSGKMGIDLIGPGGTTGPSVVGGSIAVVFRRDNESRSPFLKPCSEPLSLPGRVKDLNKTGKQRNTLSSLSSTNTTGLKSKKAKPSSTTSTSSSASSPTSSSAAKRRRRPGKKPREKGLAVDGPNAKGANSSALGSGWTGASEIQPLSGIGPKPSSPPSTHPGPTPSSSSSSSSSSSSTSVLPPSSSPPHTPPLSLPPSRDTRESSPDSQTVDSSCKTPEPSFLSEECPVQSQSTLLVPAKSPPSPPPSRGDGISQSVSKLLPLDDQKTSPPCSTSSALAAVSLAHSIPPLSVEPSSSSSASVSSSTVSKPPPPPPPPSAVPPLPWSLQTGVDCTAGGVLALTALLFKMEEANIANRAKAQEFIQATSQILSQANQNQSHSTSSSSISQVPPPPPSHAPPPGPTPAQFILHGSLPLVGCTKTPPSHLHSGLSLGGGCAQTPPPPLPTGLSGAAGGASDMGWDGDSKDPDKYLKKLHTQERAVEEVKLAIKPYYQRKDINKEEYKDILRKAVHKICHSRTGEINPVKVSNLVKLYVQRYKYFRKHGRKMDDEDKEERDSASLHGST; encoded by the exons ATGCCCAGGCCATCTCCTCTCTGCACCTCTCAGAGGGCGGCTGAGACCTCAAAAAGCCCTCTCCCTTCTTCACCCTCTACATCTCCGTCCTCACCTTCATCTGCTCCCTCTTCCCCCTCTTCTTGCTCAACCTCTCCTAGAAGAATGGGAACGGGATATCGCGAGGACGAGGAAGGCAGCCATGCTGGGAACAATCGGGTCGGGAACAAAGCAGGAGGGGACGGTGTGTCATCAACCTCATCATCTCTGGCTCAGTCATTGCTCTCTGCACCTCCTTCGGCTCCTTTACATCGTCTGTCCTCATCACCCCGTCTTTACGACGATGACCAGAGAGAGGGCTTGGACACGGAAATATATGACCCCTTTCAACCAACAGAGGGAGAGGGTTTACCAGGCATAGCAGCTGGAGACGAAGGAGATAAGTACGACCCCTTTGAACCCACCGGATCACCAGCatcagagaaagagatggatggGGAGCAAGACGGAGAGGAAGAAAGTTCGTTCAACAGCATACGGATAGCATGCGACATAAAGGACACTAAAGAGGTGGAGCTGGAGACAGCTCCCGAGGACGAGGGTCCACCTCCGGACTCGACAGAGGCGGTAGAGCGACTGTTGGTGTCTCAGCACACGGCCACACAGGTGAACAGGATCAAGCACATGAGACAGCGAGCAAAAGACCGAAGAGAAGAGGATGACTCTGAGCACTCGGAAATAGAAGAAGGAGAGATTGTGGGTGTCGCTGAGAGcagaagggaaagagagattGAGATAAGAAGGGAGGTGCTGCTTCCGTCCTCGGGGAGTCCTTCATTCTTGCAAGGGGGAGGCCTCAAACCTGAGAGGATCTTGCGAGTCCTGGACGGTGAAGGATTTGTATCGGTTCGAGCAGAGGGTGAATGGGACCACCAACCGGTGCCCCCTATTGGCATGGGAGACCTGAGAAGGAAACTCACCAACAGGCGAAAACAGAGATTCAGGTCTTGCCCTTCTTCAGCATCCATATCGCCGCCTCCTGCGTCTGTCCTAGCCATACCTTCTCCCTCCCCGCCGGCGTCCCAACCCCAGACCACGGAGAAGGTAAGGAGTTGCAGATCTTCCAAAAGCTCCAAGGAGAGGGACCGGCGCAAGCTGAAAGGCCAGGAAAAAGAGAAGCGCAAGAAGAGGAAAGAGGACAAAGGGGAGTCGGAAAGAGCGAGTGGAGAGAACAAGGAGAGGGATCATGAAAGGAGGagcagaagagaagaaaaagagaaggacaggaggaggagcagcagaaGTTATAGCCAAACAAGGAAGAGCACGCAACACAGCACTCCCGAGCCGGCGTCACACTCCCGTAATACCTCTCGACACGCACACAGCCGCAGGTCCTTGTCCAGCCCTTCGGAAGGCCTACACAGAGGGAGGGACCGTGACCGAGATCGGGACAGAGACCGGGAAAGGGATCGATACCGAGATAGGAGGAGAGATAAccgggaaagagagagagataaagactcCAGGatgagagaaggaaggaagagagatcGGGACGAAGGAAACAGGGGGTCAAGTAGCCGGGAGAGAGGGGAGGCaaaaaggagaagagaaagcAGCGATAGAcgagacagggagaaagaaagagggcgGGAAAGGGAGCGAGACAGGAGAAGAGATGGACGGCCTGTCGTACCTCCGTCTATTCAGGACCTGAACGGCTCGGACCTTTTCGCAATCAAACGTACCATCACTGTTACCACTACACCCACCACTACCTTGATCCCTACCTCTCCTTCCCACGCCCAGGATCGAGCCCGGAGTCCTACGCAAGGCTCGGACAAAGCCCGCAAGCGCAAGAGGAAACGGAGGAGACGCtctgatgaggaggaggaggaggaggagcggaGGAGCAGATCTCGTCCCACCTCTCTAAGCCCTCGCCGATACCATGGCTATGAATCAGACCGGCTCTCGGACCACCCCGAGCCTGACATGCTATCTTTGGATGGAGAGGCACTGGACTCGGATTACCCTTCACTCGAGGACTCTCCTCTGCTCCCTCCTCCCCCTGAACCTCCTCTGCCAAGCCCCAAACTTAAATCCACAGCTCCAAAAAGTAACCGGCACCATCAGAAGAAATCCCGATCTAGGAGCAAAAAACTGGGCCAGTCTGAGTCGTCCACTTCCTCATCTTCTCACAGACCCAAAGCGAGCAAAAGTAAAAGCCTTTTGCCCTCACTGTCCTCACCTCTTTCTGCGTCATCTGGCAACACTGCTTCCCTTCCTCTCACTGCTTCTTCATCCTCTGCTAAAAGAGTACGGAAGACCGGGAAAGAAAAACCAAGCAAGAAAGAATCAGGTCGCTCAGGAAGATCCAAGAAGCTGGGAGGAAGCAGTAGGAAGGGTAAACTACAGTCTAAAGTCTCAGTGCTGGTCCGGGAGGGAGTAAGCAGCACCACGGGAAACAGTGGTAAAATGGGTATTGATCTCATTGGACCTGGTGGAACAACAGGACCCTCAGTGGTGGGCGGGTCTATAGCTGTGGTTTTCCGTCGGGACAACGAAAGCCGATCTCCGTTCCTGAAGCCCTGCTCAGAACCGCTTTCCCTGCCTGGTAGAGTCAAAGATTTGAACAAGACTGGCAAGCAACGGAATACCCTTTCATCCCTGTCCTCAACTAACACGACAGGACTCAAGTCAAAGAAAGCCAAACCAAGCTCCACCACCTCCACGTCGTCATCCGCTTCCTCGCCCACATCATCCTCAGCAGCAAAGCGCAGACGAAGGCCAGGAAAGAAGCCCCGGGAGAAGGGTCTAGCAGTTGACGGGCCCAACGCCAAAGGTGCCAACAGCAGCGCTTTGGGATCTGGTTGGACTGGAGCTTCAGAAATTCAGCCTTTAAGTGGAATCGGTCCAAAACCATCAAGTCCACCCTCCACACATCCTGGGCCCACACCttcatcctcttcttcctcatcatcatcatcttcatctacCAGCGTTCTTCCCCCATCTTCCTCACCCCCACACACTCCTCCATTGTCTTTACCCCCATCTCGAGACACTAGAGAATCTTCCCCAGATTCTCAGACTGTGGACAGCAGCTGCAAGACCCCTGAACCTTCTTTCCTTTCAGAAGAGTGCCCTGTTCAGTCCCAGTCCACCCTGCTTGTGCCTGCAAAGTCACCCCCTAGCCCACCACCCTCAAGAGGAGATGGAATTTCACAGTCTGTCTCCAAGCTCCTCCCACTGGATGACCAGAAGACGTCACCACCCTGCTCCACTTCATCAGCCTTGGCTGCAGTTTCTCTTGCTCATTCCATTCCTCCTCTGTCTGTCGAACCTTCCTCGTCCTCCTCAGCTTCCGTGTCTTCATCGACGGTCAGTAAGCCTCcgccccctcctcctccaccctcTGCCGTGCCACCTTTGCCCTGGAGTCTGCAGACAGGCGTGGACTGCACCGCTGGAGGCGTATTAGCAT TGACGGCGCTCCTGTTTAAGATGGAGGAAGCCAACATCGCCAATCGAGCCAAAGCACAGGAGTTCATTCAGGCCACAAGCCAG ATTCTCTCTCAGGCTAACCAGAACCAGTCGCATTCTacatcttcctcctccatctcacaagttcctcctcctcctccatcacacGCTCCGCCCCCAGGTCCAACTCCCGCCCAATTCATTCTCCATGGCTCCCTCCCGTTGGTCGGCTGCACCAAAACCCCGCCTTCACACCTACACTCTGGACTTTCATTAGGTGGTGGATGTGCTCAGactccacctcctccactgcCCACGGGGCTGTCCGGGGCAGCAGGGGGCGCCAGTGACATGGGCTGGGATGGAGACAGTAAAGACCCTGACAAG TATTTGAAGAAGCTGCACACCCAGGAGAGGGCAGTAGAGGAAGTGAAGTTGGCCATCAAGCCGTACTACCAGCGCAAAGACATCAACAAAGAAGAGTACAAGGACATCCTGAGGAAAGCTGTGCACAAG ATCTGTCACAGCAGGACAGGAGAGATCAACCCGGTGAAGGTGAGTAACCTGGTCAAACTCTACGTACAGAGGTACAAGTATTTCAGGAAGCACGGACGCAAAATGGACGACGAGGATAAGGAAGAGCGAGACTCCGCCTCCCTGCACGGCTCCACGTGA